A genome region from Gigantopelta aegis isolate Gae_Host chromosome 3, Gae_host_genome, whole genome shotgun sequence includes the following:
- the LOC121368058 gene encoding GDP-fucose transporter 1-like — protein sequence MQSFAYSKAKGKRVIMESLLSKSLKIAAVVSAYWFISISMVFVNKYLLSSKDLKLKAPLFITWFQCVVTVFLCVLLSFVAQFMPNVINFPPFKFDWKLCRTVLPLSVVFVAMITFNNLCLMHVGVAFYYVGRSLTTVFNVILSYVMLKQTTSLKAIVCCLIIIAGFVLGVDQEGVSGSLSVLGVVFGVMASASVAMNAIFTKKVLPLLDNNVWQLTLYNNINATVLFLPLMLIFGEYNEVVNFPKLADIKFWNIMIVSGIFGFGIGYVTGLQIQVTSPLTHNISGTAKACAQTVIACIYYHDVKPVLWWLSNLIVLGGSGGYTEVRRREMQEKHNEENKKRLVDNVEEEELLKKPSNV from the exons ATGCAATCATTTGCTTATTCCAAAGCCAAGGGGAAAAGAGTAATAATGGAGTCCTTGCTTTCAAAGTCCTTAAAAATTGCCGCAGTAGTATCTGCATATTG GTTTATATCTATATCCATGGTTTTTGTTAACAAATATCTTCTCAGCAGTAAAGATCTTAAG ttGAAAGCTCCACTGTTTATCACCTGGTTCCAGTGTGTAGTGACAGTTTTCTTGTGCGTGCTTCTCAGTTTTGTTGCCCAGTTCATGCCCAATGTTATTAATTTCCCACCTTTCAAGTTTGACTGGAAGTTATGCAGAACA gtTCTTCCACTTTCAGTTGTGTTTGTAGCAATGATAACATTCAACAATCTTTGCCTCATGCATGTTGGCGTTGCATTTTACTACGTCGGACGCTCATTGACTACAGTTTTCAATGTG ATATTGTCCTATGTTATGTTAAAGCAGACAACGTCACTAAAGGCAATAGTTTGCTGTCTCATCATTATTGCAGGATTTGTTCTAGGAGTTGACCAGGAAGGGGTTTCAG ggtCTCTGTCTGTGTTGGGAGTCGTGTTTGGAGTGATGGCAAGTGCCAGTGTCGCCATGAATGCCATCTTCACCAAGAAAGTTTTGCCGCTCCTTGACAACAACGTGTGGCAGCTCACGCTCTACAACAACATCAACGCCACTGTCTTGTTTCTTCCGCTCATGCTGATCTTCGGCGAATACAACGAGGTTGTGAACTTCCCAAAACTTGCAGACATCAAATTCTGGAACATAATGATTGTCAGTGGCATTTTTGGATTCGGCATTGGTTACGTTACTGGACTGCAAATCCAGGTTACGTCGCCCCTGACGCACAATATTTCCGGCACGGCGAAGGCCTGCGCCCAGACCGTTATTGCGTGCATATATTACCACGATGTGAAACCGGTGTTGTGGTGGCTGAGTAATCTCATTGTGTTGGGGGGCTCGGGGGGTTACACGGAGGTGAGACGACGGGAGATGCAGGAGAAACACAACGAGGAAAACAAGAAAAGGTTGGTTGACAATGTTGAAGAAGAGGAACTGTTGAAAAAACCATCTAACGTGTAG
- the LOC121390281 gene encoding dolichol-phosphate mannosyltransferase subunit 3-like — protein sequence MATKLFQWLAGVGLFTSVWFAVITGYIHMNIPTPYMNIIFVLPLYLLIAFACFSLAVVGYRVATFNDCVKASEELKEQIKEAKTDLKKKGFKYADEWTS from the exons ATG GCAACCAAATTATTCCAGTGGCTTGCAGGAGTTGGTTTGTTTACCTCTGTCTGGTTTGCTGTTATTACAGGATATATTCATATGAATATTCCAACTCCATACATGAACATCATATTTGTG ctACCTTTGTATTTGTTGATAGCATTTGCT TGTTTCTCTCTTGCTGTTGTGGGCTACAGGGTTGCTACGTTTAATGACTGTGTCAAGGCATCTGAAGAGCTAAAGGAG CAAATCAAAGAGGCCAAAACAGATTTgaagaaaaaaggttttaaatatGCAGATGAATGGACGTCTTGA